The following are from one region of the Advenella mimigardefordensis DPN7 genome:
- a CDS encoding carbohydrate ABC transporter permease, translating to MRIKPLQLSLLLGPCMVLTVLLLIVPLLIVALMSLTDWQFGAPGWNWVGLGNYVDLWNDTTFRKSFANTVYYLVIVSVCSIAIGLSVALLIESHASLRGFYRTAFFMPVASTLIAMAVVWQFLMHPTVGFLNEMLSWVGIGPQNWLNDYDLALPSLAVIGIWQMSGLAMVMFLAGLKNIPVELRHASLLDGMRHPLDRLLRVTLPMLGPTMLFVVTVCCIRSLQVFDTVHALTQGGPNKSTEVLLHTIYSEGFAFFRMGYAAAIVLVFVACIFILTLIQQIGMEKRTHYQ from the coding sequence ATGCGCATCAAACCACTGCAACTATCGCTGTTACTCGGTCCATGCATGGTTTTAACGGTATTGCTGTTGATCGTGCCTCTGCTCATCGTGGCACTCATGTCTTTGACCGACTGGCAGTTCGGCGCCCCTGGCTGGAACTGGGTTGGACTGGGCAACTATGTGGATCTCTGGAACGACACGACCTTTCGTAAAAGCTTTGCCAACACCGTGTATTACCTGGTCATCGTATCTGTCTGTTCTATTGCGATCGGGCTCAGCGTTGCCTTGCTGATTGAATCCCATGCTTCCCTGCGCGGCTTTTATCGCACTGCTTTTTTCATGCCAGTTGCATCCACGCTGATCGCCATGGCGGTGGTATGGCAATTTCTCATGCATCCCACGGTTGGATTTCTGAACGAGATGCTGTCCTGGGTTGGCATAGGTCCCCAGAACTGGCTGAACGATTACGACCTGGCGCTGCCGTCACTGGCCGTGATCGGAATATGGCAAATGTCCGGCCTGGCGATGGTCATGTTTCTTGCAGGCCTGAAAAATATTCCAGTTGAATTACGCCACGCGAGTTTGCTGGACGGCATGCGCCATCCGCTGGACCGGCTGCTGCGAGTGACGCTGCCCATGCTGGGCCCCACCATGCTGTTCGTGGTTACCGTCTGCTGCATTCGCTCCCTGCAGGTTTTCGATACGGTTCACGCCCTCACTCAGGGCGGACCGAACAAGTCAACAGAAGTGCTCCTGCATACGATTTATTCCGAAGGCTTCGCTTTTTTCCGCATGGGTTACGCCGCCGCCATTGTGCTG
- a CDS encoding ABC transporter ATP-binding protein, with translation MTDIVLDHISKSYGSTTVLDKLSLTIRNGEFLTLLGASGCGKSTLLKLLAGLEMPDTGTIKKGSTDLLTQSPGERDCAMVFQSYALYPHMTVGDNICTPLYMRSLHFTQRLPGARWISPAARRKTHDAQQQGKKIAEILGIAHLWDRKPVQLSGGQRQRVALARAMVRRPSLFLFDEPLSNLDASLRQSLRSEIRQLHDELGVTFVYVTHDQHEAMSMSDRIAVMKSGHILQLGTPQEIYHSPSHTDVAAFVGAPRVNFLTITKNASGHACLQDQPVYDRFPPAAAQLAFRPQQASLIASEGTLSVKGQIALIEFTGPECMVTMQTAAGETVVVVLERNPHLKTGDVLQVYVPHTAWHVFDAQGHSLHRHGQCLSLAA, from the coding sequence ATGACTGATATTGTTCTTGATCACATCAGCAAGTCTTACGGCAGCACGACCGTTCTTGACAAGCTCTCACTGACCATTCGCAATGGCGAATTCCTAACCCTTCTCGGCGCGTCTGGTTGCGGAAAGTCAACCCTGCTCAAACTATTGGCCGGGCTGGAAATGCCCGATACCGGGACCATCAAAAAAGGGAGTACAGACCTGCTCACGCAGTCGCCCGGTGAAAGAGACTGCGCAATGGTGTTCCAGTCTTACGCACTCTATCCTCACATGACGGTAGGCGACAATATCTGCACGCCACTTTATATGCGTAGTCTGCACTTTACACAAAGGCTGCCGGGAGCACGCTGGATCAGCCCGGCGGCACGCCGCAAAACACACGATGCGCAACAGCAGGGGAAAAAAATTGCCGAGATCCTGGGCATTGCCCACCTATGGGATCGCAAACCGGTACAGCTCTCCGGTGGCCAGCGCCAGCGTGTTGCACTGGCGCGTGCGATGGTACGACGACCCTCCCTGTTTCTGTTTGATGAACCGCTTTCAAATCTGGATGCCAGCCTGCGCCAGTCGTTGCGCAGCGAAATCCGCCAACTGCATGATGAACTGGGTGTCACCTTCGTTTATGTCACGCACGACCAGCACGAAGCCATGTCCATGTCTGATCGTATCGCCGTCATGAAAAGCGGCCACATTCTGCAACTGGGTACACCTCAGGAAATCTATCACTCCCCCAGTCATACCGATGTTGCCGCCTTCGTGGGTGCTCCAAGGGTCAACTTTCTGACGATCACAAAAAATGCCTCGGGACACGCCTGCCTGCAGGATCAGCCAGTGTACGACCGCTTTCCACCGGCAGCAGCACAACTGGCATTTCGCCCGCAACAGGCGTCATTGATCGCCTCAGAAGGCACATTGAGTGTCAAAGGTCAGATTGCCCTGATCGAATTTACCGGGCCCGAATGCATGGTAACCATGCAAACTGCGGCCGGCGAAACGGTCGTTGTGGTACTGGAGAGGAATCCGCATTTGAAAACAGGTGATGTATTGCAGGTGTATGTGCCACATACTGCCTGGCACGTATTTGATGCGCAAGGTCACAGCCTGCACCGGCACGGCCAATGCCTGTCGTTGGCAGCCTAG
- a CDS encoding HAD family hydrolase produces MKSHTTYKTIIFDLDGTLLDTWPSLLQAVSTAATGVTTIEPATLRLALSQGLSAMFAQAAKQMALDAEATQASIHAMERTYFEQALSAAVPYPKTSEMLAQLHGAGFTLALCTNRDRASTLTLLEQVSWLSLFSHIHCLDDGLPAKPDPAAILATLSHLQCPLQDALFVGDSWVDARCASQAGVDFAAHLCGYHTDPSELAGAVLSYRHAHELSQWLAARFTLKPELHYD; encoded by the coding sequence ATGAAATCACATACAACCTACAAAACGATCATTTTTGATCTGGATGGCACACTTTTGGACACCTGGCCCAGCCTGTTACAGGCCGTAAGCACAGCCGCTACAGGAGTGACCACGATTGAACCGGCCACGCTGCGCCTGGCATTAAGCCAGGGACTGAGCGCCATGTTTGCGCAGGCCGCAAAACAGATGGCACTGGACGCCGAAGCGACTCAAGCGTCTATACACGCCATGGAACGTACTTATTTTGAACAGGCGCTATCCGCAGCAGTGCCTTACCCAAAGACAAGTGAAATGCTCGCACAACTTCATGGCGCGGGCTTCACCCTGGCGCTGTGCACCAATCGTGATCGTGCCTCAACGCTGACTCTATTGGAACAGGTCAGTTGGCTATCCCTTTTTTCACATATTCATTGCCTGGACGATGGTTTGCCAGCCAAACCGGACCCGGCTGCCATTCTGGCCACCTTATCGCATCTGCAATGTCCGTTGCAGGATGCATTATTCGTAGGCGACTCCTGGGTCGACGCTCGTTGCGCGTCTCAGGCAGGCGTCGATTTTGCTGCCCATCTTTGCGGCTATCACACTGATCCAAGTGAACTGGCCGGTGCCGTGCTGAGCTACCGTCATGCACATGAGCTCAGTCAGTGGCTGGCCGCAAGATTTACCCTTAAACCGGAATTGCATTATGACTGA
- a CDS encoding DeoR/GlpR family DNA-binding transcription regulator: MLKAERQQRILARMQETNAVTVRDLARAFSTSPITIRRDLLELGEKGLLERTHGGAVVSQEVLAEGNARYEMYNYAERHRQQSAEKAAIAECAMQYISDGDSILINAGTTAHALAQALSGHQDLHVITNGLTVAATAGQSHLAHVYVLAGRLDPRKQATIERADNDVLSGIQIREAFLGVHAVSAAGIFMRDSEDASMNRAFIAAASCTTVMADHTKLNAFASFRICPWSQVDRLITDAAADQAVLQAIREQGVEVVVCG, encoded by the coding sequence ATGCTCAAAGCAGAACGTCAACAGCGCATTCTGGCGCGTATGCAGGAAACCAACGCCGTGACAGTCCGGGACCTGGCCCGCGCATTTTCCACTTCGCCAATTACCATCCGGCGTGATTTGCTGGAGTTGGGTGAAAAAGGATTGCTTGAACGCACTCATGGCGGAGCGGTGGTTTCACAAGAGGTGCTTGCCGAAGGCAACGCCCGCTATGAGATGTATAACTATGCGGAAAGACATCGCCAGCAATCGGCTGAAAAGGCCGCTATTGCCGAATGCGCCATGCAATACATTTCTGACGGGGACAGCATTCTTATTAACGCCGGCACGACCGCTCATGCGTTGGCGCAGGCGTTAAGCGGACATCAGGACCTGCATGTGATCACCAATGGTCTGACCGTTGCCGCAACGGCGGGACAAAGCCATCTGGCTCACGTATACGTGTTGGCCGGACGCCTGGATCCGCGCAAGCAGGCCACGATTGAGCGCGCCGACAATGATGTGTTATCCGGTATTCAGATTCGCGAGGCTTTTCTGGGGGTACATGCGGTCTCGGCTGCAGGTATTTTCATGCGTGATAGTGAAGACGCTTCCATGAATCGCGCTTTTATTGCGGCCGCCAGTTGTACCACTGTCATGGCAGACCATACCAAGCTCAATGCGTTCGCGAGTTTTCGTATCTGTCCCTGGTCGCAGGTGGACCGTTTAATCACCGATGCCGCTGCCGATCAGGCCGTGTTGCAGGCGATACGTGAACAGGGAGTGGAAGTGGTTGTGTGTGGTTGA
- a CDS encoding alpha/beta fold hydrolase, whose translation MTMRFRATALALGVMGMISTGAVYADAPALKSVHNGAATISYRAQGNGPLVLLIASTGRGTQEFGPLAERLAQRGYRVLRPEPRGIGGSHGPMDGVSFHDFANDFAAVIRNEGNNAILAGHAYGNWIARTMASDHPELARGVVLVAAGAKTWPKELSEAITMINDPASSREQRLDGLKLAFFAEGSDPEPWLEGWNQAVTQSQRAARKLTNRDDWWAGGKAPMLDLQGGADPFRPQASRDELKNEFGDRVTVKVIDNASHALPAEKPVETADAIADWGDTLKD comes from the coding sequence ATGACAATGCGTTTTCGGGCCACGGCCCTTGCACTTGGCGTCATGGGAATGATTAGCACGGGAGCGGTGTATGCAGACGCGCCTGCGCTTAAGTCGGTGCACAATGGTGCTGCGACGATCAGTTATCGCGCCCAGGGAAACGGGCCGCTTGTTCTGCTGATTGCTTCTACCGGGCGGGGGACGCAGGAGTTTGGTCCGCTGGCTGAAAGGCTCGCGCAACGCGGTTACCGCGTGTTGCGACCGGAACCCCGTGGTATCGGGGGCAGTCACGGTCCCATGGACGGTGTGTCGTTTCATGATTTTGCCAACGACTTTGCGGCCGTCATCCGCAACGAAGGCAATAACGCCATTCTGGCGGGACACGCGTATGGCAATTGGATTGCCCGTACGATGGCTTCGGATCACCCGGAGCTGGCGCGCGGTGTCGTACTTGTCGCTGCTGGCGCCAAGACCTGGCCAAAGGAGCTGAGCGAGGCGATCACGATGATCAACGATCCTGCGTCCTCACGCGAGCAACGTCTTGATGGGTTGAAACTGGCTTTTTTTGCAGAGGGCAGCGACCCCGAGCCCTGGCTTGAAGGCTGGAATCAAGCGGTGACGCAAAGCCAGCGCGCGGCCCGCAAACTGACTAATCGGGATGACTGGTGGGCCGGTGGCAAAGCCCCCATGCTTGATTTGCAAGGCGGCGCTGATCCTTTTCGTCCGCAGGCTTCGCGTGACGAATTGAAGAACGAGTTCGGTGATCGGGTAACGGTCAAAGTGATCGACAACGCAAGTCACGCGTTGCCGGCAGAAAAGCCGGTTGAAACCGCTGATGCCATTGCAGATTGGGGCGATACATTAAAAGACTGA
- a CDS encoding glycosyltransferase family 9 protein: protein MSASEHIAFLVSNKLGDSLLLLPLAHNLLRKGHRVTVFGRQVHALAAWLPGLEVRPIPSEGLAALTEFDSIFQMDVDQPLMLDPHNCPRPLQSLTIWLHQNPVRSTLFLDELRQFALAVYGIEDWSDACELMPLHPERGRQNSKRIVIHPTAGTAERYWSDARFIQLAQRLSRDGYDVHFVVEEREAAAWQAAAKGQPFTVNQFASLRALGEFIHESGYMIGNDSGIGHLASALGVPTVTISHRPRNMLRWRPQWAAGVIVPHLWLPLRAWRRKYWRFAVTVPAVMRSLRQLQKQEARSDRPNAAAAPKPGGAVATETPQA from the coding sequence ATGAGCGCTTCCGAACATATCGCTTTCCTGGTTTCCAATAAGCTTGGCGATTCCCTGTTACTGCTCCCACTGGCGCACAATCTGCTGCGCAAAGGCCACCGTGTCACCGTATTCGGACGGCAGGTGCATGCACTGGCCGCGTGGTTGCCCGGGCTTGAGGTCCGGCCTATCCCTTCTGAAGGCCTGGCGGCGCTCACTGAATTTGACAGTATATTCCAGATGGATGTGGATCAGCCCCTTATGCTTGATCCACACAACTGCCCACGTCCACTGCAATCGTTGACCATCTGGCTGCATCAGAACCCTGTACGCTCCACCCTTTTTCTGGATGAATTACGCCAGTTTGCCCTGGCGGTTTATGGTATTGAAGACTGGTCCGATGCCTGCGAGCTGATGCCCCTGCATCCGGAGCGCGGACGGCAGAACAGCAAGCGTATTGTGATTCATCCAACAGCGGGGACAGCCGAGCGTTATTGGTCTGATGCCAGGTTTATTCAACTGGCGCAACGCTTGTCTCGCGATGGCTATGACGTTCACTTTGTCGTTGAAGAACGCGAAGCAGCGGCATGGCAGGCTGCCGCAAAGGGGCAGCCGTTCACGGTCAACCAGTTTGCATCACTGCGGGCGCTGGGCGAATTTATTCATGAATCCGGATATATGATCGGCAACGATTCAGGCATTGGCCACCTGGCTTCGGCACTTGGCGTGCCCACCGTGACTATTTCTCATCGGCCCCGTAATATGCTGCGCTGGCGCCCTCAATGGGCCGCTGGTGTTATCGTGCCTCACTTGTGGTTGCCGCTACGCGCCTGGCGTCGCAAATACTGGCGCTTTGCCGTCACTGTCCCGGCAGTGATGCGATCATTACGTCAGTTGCAGAAACAGGAAGCGCGCAGTGACAGGCCAAATGCGGCGGCTGCGCCGAAGCCCGGAGGGGCTGTGGCGACTGAGACACCGCAGGCATAA
- a CDS encoding response regulator transcription factor: protein MTTEDITKGELLIVEDDAAFARTLSRSLERRGYHVVTANSQESLLAVLEHSTPGYAVVDLKLKGDGSGLDCVKTLHAHHPDMLIVVLTGFASIATAVEAIKLGACHYLAKPANTDDIEAAFGRSDGVTDVKVTARQSSIKTLEWERIHETLAETGFNISETARRLGMHRRTLARKLNKQQVK from the coding sequence TTGACGACCGAAGACATCACTAAGGGTGAGCTACTCATCGTGGAAGACGATGCAGCGTTCGCACGCACACTCAGCCGCTCCCTGGAACGTCGAGGTTATCACGTTGTCACTGCCAACAGTCAGGAATCCTTGCTTGCCGTTCTGGAGCACAGCACACCCGGCTATGCTGTTGTTGATCTGAAGCTGAAGGGGGATGGCTCCGGGCTGGACTGCGTGAAGACGCTGCATGCCCATCATCCTGACATGCTGATCGTCGTACTGACCGGATTTGCCAGTATTGCCACAGCTGTTGAGGCCATCAAGCTGGGCGCATGCCATTATCTTGCCAAACCGGCCAATACAGATGACATTGAAGCCGCCTTTGGACGTTCGGACGGCGTGACCGACGTGAAGGTTACCGCACGCCAGTCGTCCATCAAGACGCTGGAATGGGAACGCATCCACGAAACACTCGCAGAAACAGGCTTCAATATTTCAGAAACAGCCCGCCGCCTGGGCATGCACCGCCGCACACTTGCCCGCAAGCTGAACAAACAACAAGTGAAATAG
- a CDS encoding ATP-binding protein, with amino-acid sequence MDPFQNQSTLSRTTFLQATDLGGLDDGNATGRKNMLQLIQLRWIAVLGQVMTILVAQFLLDLELPLKHMLALVLLLVLFNVGSMLFLRAGNPVSNTQLFVALLADVGILTAQLHYSGGASNPFIFLFLLQLTLAAVLLTPRSTWIMVGITSACFAWLALSKQTLILQPAHEQGLNSLYVVGMLLCFTLNAALIMVFMTRISRNLRMRDTHLAAMRQAAAEEEHIVRMGLLASGAAHELGTPLSTMAVILGDWQHMLPFTKSPELLQEIDEMQTQVMRCKAIVTGILVSAGKTRGESPTETTVHKFLDQVLEQWRTLRQPRQMLYENHFGQDMRIVSDSALQQVICNILDNALEASPDWLRVEVIRKEDNLILTVMDDGPGFAPDILAHLGQPYNSNKGQPGGGLGLFLCVNVARTLGGSITAQNLLSGGASVTLSLSLSAIKLENGEDH; translated from the coding sequence TTGGACCCTTTTCAAAACCAGTCCACCCTGAGTCGGACTACATTTCTGCAGGCAACGGATTTAGGTGGCCTTGATGATGGCAATGCCACCGGCCGCAAGAATATGCTGCAATTGATCCAGTTACGCTGGATTGCCGTACTGGGTCAGGTAATGACCATTCTGGTAGCGCAGTTTCTGCTGGATCTTGAGCTTCCGCTCAAACACATGCTGGCCCTGGTATTGCTGCTGGTACTGTTCAACGTGGGCAGCATGCTGTTCCTTCGTGCGGGCAATCCCGTCAGCAACACCCAGCTTTTTGTCGCACTGCTGGCCGATGTGGGCATACTCACCGCCCAGTTGCACTATAGCGGCGGTGCGAGCAACCCGTTTATTTTTCTGTTCCTGCTACAACTGACACTGGCAGCGGTTCTGCTCACGCCGCGCAGCACATGGATCATGGTGGGCATTACCAGCGCCTGCTTTGCCTGGCTTGCACTGTCAAAGCAAACGCTGATTCTGCAACCCGCCCATGAACAGGGTCTGAACAGCCTGTACGTCGTGGGCATGCTACTGTGCTTCACGCTCAATGCAGCTTTGATCATGGTGTTCATGACACGCATCAGCCGTAACCTGCGCATGCGCGATACCCACCTGGCCGCCATGCGCCAGGCTGCCGCAGAAGAAGAACATATTGTCCGCATGGGCCTGCTGGCATCCGGCGCTGCGCACGAACTGGGCACACCGCTATCTACGATGGCGGTCATTCTGGGCGACTGGCAGCATATGCTACCCTTTACCAAGAGTCCGGAACTGCTGCAGGAAATCGATGAAATGCAGACTCAGGTCATGCGCTGCAAGGCGATCGTTACCGGCATTCTGGTCTCTGCCGGTAAAACACGCGGTGAATCGCCAACTGAAACCACCGTGCACAAGTTTCTCGATCAGGTACTGGAACAATGGCGGACACTTCGCCAGCCCAGGCAGATGCTTTATGAAAACCATTTTGGTCAGGATATGCGCATCGTCTCAGACTCTGCTTTGCAGCAGGTCATTTGCAATATTCTGGACAATGCACTGGAAGCCTCTCCGGACTGGCTGCGGGTGGAAGTGATTCGTAAGGAAGATAATCTGATTCTGACCGTCATGGATGACGGTCCTGGATTTGCCCCGGACATCCTGGCGCATTTAGGGCAGCCTTACAATTCAAACAAAGGCCAGCCCGGCGGCGGGCTTGGTCTGTTTCTCTGCGTCAATGTTGCCCGCACCCTGGGTGGCAGTATTACCGCACAAAATCTGCTGTCCGGCGGCGCATCAGTTACACTGTCACTATCCCTATCAGCCATCAAACTGGAAAACGGAGAGGATCATTGA
- a CDS encoding SURF1 family protein, with translation MLVIWLLIATLVFAGFCALGIWQVERRAWKLDLIERVAQRIHAPAVAPPARSDWNTVTASRDEYRRIRLHGTYLYEKSALVQASTVLGTGYWVMTPLLLDDQSTVLVNRGFVPQAQKSGAWQHSQPAAGKVTLTGLMRLTEPGGGFLRDNRPQEDRWFSRDVQQIGQSRGLSQLAPYFVDADGPGARIFPGTSSTSPSDSNEPAQATAASASGQLHIADEYLPVGGLTVVSFNNNHLMYAITWFGLAILVIFAVCYVWREEFRIRKPEK, from the coding sequence GTGCTTGTCATCTGGCTACTGATTGCCACCCTGGTTTTTGCCGGCTTTTGTGCGCTTGGTATCTGGCAAGTGGAACGACGCGCCTGGAAACTGGATCTGATAGAACGAGTGGCGCAGCGTATTCATGCTCCGGCCGTCGCACCGCCGGCTCGCAGCGACTGGAATACCGTTACAGCGTCCCGCGATGAATATCGCCGCATCAGGCTGCACGGCACCTATCTTTATGAAAAATCTGCGCTGGTGCAGGCATCAACCGTTCTTGGTACCGGTTACTGGGTTATGACGCCTCTACTGCTTGATGATCAGAGTACCGTCCTGGTCAACCGTGGCTTTGTTCCTCAGGCGCAAAAGAGCGGCGCCTGGCAGCACAGTCAACCGGCTGCCGGCAAAGTCACGCTGACCGGCCTGATGCGCCTGACCGAACCTGGTGGCGGCTTTCTGCGCGACAATCGTCCGCAAGAGGATCGCTGGTTTTCCAGAGACGTGCAGCAAATTGGACAAAGCCGTGGGTTAAGTCAGCTGGCACCCTATTTCGTCGATGCCGATGGTCCCGGCGCCCGCATTTTTCCCGGCACTTCATCTACTTCGCCATCCGATAGCAATGAACCAGCGCAGGCGACAGCCGCAAGCGCCTCGGGTCAGTTGCATATTGCAGATGAATATCTGCCTGTGGGAGGCCTGACGGTAGTATCATTCAATAATAATCATTTAATGTATGCCATCACCTGGTTTGGTCTGGCCATACTGGTCATCTTCGCCGTGTGCTATGTTTGGCGCGAAGAGTTTCGCATCCGCAAGCCGGAAAAATAA
- the cyoD gene encoding cytochrome o ubiquinol oxidase subunit IV translates to MTSPSDTTHHHATTHDDHHDGDGHAESTFRGYMTGFILSVILTIIPFWLVMGNVFEKSGVTALVILGLGAVQMCVHIVYFLHMNTRAEGGWSMLAMIFTLIIVVIALAGSLWVMYHLNTNMMPDMIHDMKDML, encoded by the coding sequence ATGACCTCACCTTCCGATACAACGCATCACCACGCAACCACACATGACGATCACCATGATGGTGACGGACACGCCGAAAGCACCTTTCGCGGCTACATGACAGGTTTCATCCTGTCTGTCATCCTGACCATCATTCCTTTCTGGCTGGTCATGGGTAACGTGTTCGAAAAATCCGGTGTTACCGCCCTGGTTATCCTGGGCCTGGGCGCCGTACAGATGTGTGTGCATATTGTGTACTTCCTGCACATGAACACGCGCGCTGAAGGCGGCTGGAGCATGCTGGCCATGATCTTTACGCTTATCATCGTCGTCATCGCACTGGCCGGCTCGCTGTGGGTCATGTACCATCTGAACACCAACATGATGCCCGATATGATTCACGACATGAAAGACATGCTCTGA
- the cyoC gene encoding cytochrome o ubiquinol oxidase subunit III, with amino-acid sequence MSDTTAISPREVAANAPLDFYLKEDHHPQNGTSLGFWIYLMSDCLIFACLFAVHGVVGRNYAAGPSGADLFELPLVAVNTAMLLLSSITYGFCMLEAQRNRLRPAMIWLGITGLFGLAFLGLELYEFAHLFHINAVPQRSAFLSSFFTLVGTHGLHVTFGIIWLVTLLFQLKKHGLIPENRRRLMCLSMFWHFLDVIWIAVFTFVYLMGVLP; translated from the coding sequence ATGTCTGATACTACTGCCATTTCCCCCCGAGAAGTCGCGGCCAACGCGCCACTTGATTTCTACCTGAAAGAAGATCACCACCCGCAGAACGGTACCTCACTGGGGTTCTGGATCTACCTGATGAGCGACTGCCTGATCTTTGCCTGCCTGTTCGCCGTGCATGGCGTAGTGGGTCGCAATTATGCGGCAGGCCCATCCGGCGCAGACCTGTTTGAACTGCCGCTGGTGGCGGTCAATACAGCCATGCTGTTGCTCTCTTCCATTACCTACGGGTTCTGCATGCTGGAAGCCCAGCGCAATCGCCTGCGTCCTGCCATGATCTGGCTGGGTATTACCGGCCTTTTCGGACTCGCCTTCCTGGGATTGGAACTATATGAATTTGCTCATCTGTTCCATATCAATGCCGTTCCTCAGCGCAGCGCATTCCTGTCCTCCTTCTTTACGCTGGTGGGCACACACGGTCTGCACGTGACCTTCGGGATCATCTGGCTGGTCACGCTGCTGTTTCAACTGAAAAAGCATGGCCTGATTCCTGAGAACCGGCGTCGCCTGATGTGTCTGTCCATGTTCTGGCACTTTCTGGATGTTATCTGGATCGCCGTATTTACCTTTGTCTACCTGATGGGTGTCCTGCCATGA